A region from the Mercenaria mercenaria strain notata chromosome 7, MADL_Memer_1, whole genome shotgun sequence genome encodes:
- the LOC123554229 gene encoding uncharacterized protein LOC123554229 isoform X3, protein MEVTRYKTDAKCYPRYQSATGRLSDISRRTNSLWISTFGVSFPTQALDEEIEKDTQSYHVDLFLFDRNGERKISYTNGTNMLLHNEGISLQESYKYDNMDTFLNEKQHLLKSTSVLIFRDHRCLRNEIKNVSSKQNVVILSSKQKWCTLEKTHAQHPNLKFSTDDKIAADIGSLLEITAFKPLRHTFDIIKSLIDEIQVFAPPKEKANGSLSDPQTTGHASGLQFTATRTGTKRKYGDLKDNWTGTLTGRPLENNVRQTRSKDTLSNAETGILPDGNLGFVSSSIKHITDNGKNKFVENKPKFQRLLGEMIGMYKRSKIPDDLKPPLGDIQKETVSRKVLNDLYTISSSIQGYSYRFHTRLQIFVSKDSIDRLKPEIVQTLEKHGIKQGDFDIVPPIDAVSHYNKIHSGARVEGDTICGSLAGFVSMHRKQSEDLCAIASKHVLDGQRSVELTNDELRITADVIPETAPGDQQMVYDIAAAQIRTEDKIDCEGRFRNESGQFMKGKMCSYDDDELSCQNVHIYGASTPLGQGIISMTQYNQRIENEESNPNREREVNEQMNLNTESEDREESNINNGHEDHNKTYIVVEDREGGEPFCAKGDSGAMVCADDEDGNYVQLISTVMGESGERSYTTLRLTKAIAKLEEQTESQIYFLD, encoded by the exons ATGGAAGTAACAAGATACAAGACTGACGCGAAGTGTTATCCTCGTTACCAATCTGCAACTGGGCGATTATCTGACATTTCAAGACGAACGAATTCCCTTTGGATTTCTACTTTCGGAGTATCGTTTCCAACACAGGCACTTGACGAGGAGATTGAAAAAGACACACAAAGTTATCATGTAGATTTATTTCTATTTGATAGAAACGGAGAAAGGAAAATATCCTATACTAATGGCACTAACATGTTATTGCATAATGAAGGTATAAGCCTCCAGGAATCATACAAATACGATAATATGGATACCTTCTTAAAtgagaaacaacatttattgaaGTCTACATCGGTTCTTATCTTCCGAGACCACAGATGTCTTAGGAATGAAATAAAGAATGTCTCATCTAAACAAAATGTTGTCATTTTATCGAGCAAACAAAAATGGTGCACACTTGAGAAAACACATGCACAACATCCAAATTTGAAGTTTTCTACAGACGACAAAATTGCAGCTGACATCGGTTCATTGCTTGAAATTACAGCATTTAAACCATTGAGGCATACGTTCGATATCATCAAAAGCCTTATAGATGAAATACAGGTCTTTGCTCCACCCAAAGAAAAGGCCAATGGCTCCTTATCTG aTCCTCAAACAACTGGACATGCAAGCGGCTTACAATTTACTGCGACCAGAACAGGAACTAAAAGGAAATACGGTGACCTTAAAGACAATTGGACTGGGACATTAACTG GTCGCCCTCTTGAAAATAATGTCCGCCAGACAAGAAGTAAGGATACGCTAAGCAATGCAGAGACGGGAATTCTACCAGATG GAAACTTGGGGTTTGTATCCAGTAGTATTAAACACATCACTGACAACGGGAAAAATAAGTTTGTAGAAAACAAACCCAAGTTTCAGCGTCTTTTGGGGGAAATGATTGGTATGTATAAACGAAGTAAGATACCTGACGATTTAAAGCCACCTCTTGGCGATATTCAGAAGGAAACAGTAAGTAGAAAG GTGTTGAACGACTTGTACACCATAAGTAGTTCGATACAAGGATACTCATACCGTTTCCACACCAGACTCCAGATCTTTGTATCAAAAGACAGCATTGATAGATTGAAACCGGAAATTGTCCAAACACTTGAAAAACATGGTATAAAGCAAGGTGATTTTGACATAGTTCCACCAATTGATGCTGTGTCTCATTACAACAAAATACACTCCGGAGCGAGAGTAGAAGGAGACACAATCTGTGGCAGTCTTGCTGGATTTGTTTCAATGCACAGAAAGCAGAGCGAGGATCTTTGCGCAATTGCATCAAAACATGTCCTTGACGGACAAAGATCTGTAGAACTTACTAATGACGAACTAAGAATCACGGCAGATGTCATTCCAGAAACAGCCCCAGGCGATCAGCAAATGGTTTATGACATTGCTGCAGCACAAATCAGGACAGAGGACAAAATTGACTGTGAAGGAAGATTCAGAAACGAAAGTGGACAATTTATGAAAGGAAAGATGTGCAGCTATGATGATGATGAGCTCAGTTGCCAAAACGTGCATATTTATGGCGCATCAACACCATTAGGTCAAGGCATAATATCGATGACACAATATAATCAACGCATAGAAAACGAAGAATCAAATCCAAATAGGGAACGCGAAGTTAACGAGCAAATGAATTTAAACACAGAAAGTGAAGATAGAGAGGAATCAAATATAAATAATGGACACGAAGATCACAACAAAACATACATCGTTGTTGAAGACAGAGAGGGTGGTGAGCCATTCTGTGCCAAAGGTGACAGCGGAGCAATGGTGTGTGCGGACGACGAAGATGGAAATTATGTACAATTAATTTCAACCGTAATGGGAGAAAGCGGAGAAAGATCTTATACAACACTTCGTTTAACAAAAGCAATTGCCAAATTAGAAGAGCAGACAGAGAGTCAAATATATTTTCTAGACTGA
- the LOC123554229 gene encoding uncharacterized protein LOC123554229 isoform X2 encodes MEVTRYKTDAKCYPRYQSATGRLSDISRRTNSLWISTFGVSFPTQALDEEIEKDTQSYHVDLFLFDRNGERKISYTNGTNMLLHNEGISLQESYKYDNMDTFLNEKQHLLKSTSVLIFRDHRCLRNEIKNVSSKQNVVILSSKQKWCTLEKTHAQHPNLKFSTDDKIAADIGSLLEITAFKPLRHTFDIIKSLIDEIQVFAPPKEKANGSLSDPQTTGHASGLQFTATRTGTKRKYGDLKDNWTGTLTGDKIYSLRDVRGRPLENNVRQTRSKDTLSNAETGILPDGNLGFVSSSIKHITDNGKNKFVENKPKFQRLLGEMIGMYKRSKIPDDLKPPLGDIQKETVLNDLYTISSSIQGYSYRFHTRLQIFVSKDSIDRLKPEIVQTLEKHGIKQGDFDIVPPIDAVSHYNKIHSGARVEGDTICGSLAGFVSMHRKQSEDLCAIASKHVLDGQRSVELTNDELRITADVIPETAPGDQQMVYDIAAAQIRTEDKIDCEGRFRNESGQFMKGKMCSYDDDELSCQNVHIYGASTPLGQGIISMTQYNQRIENEESNPNREREVNEQMNLNTESEDREESNINNGHEDHNKTYIVVEDREGGEPFCAKGDSGAMVCADDEDGNYVQLISTVMGESGERSYTTLRLTKAIAKLEEQTESQIYFLD; translated from the exons ATGGAAGTAACAAGATACAAGACTGACGCGAAGTGTTATCCTCGTTACCAATCTGCAACTGGGCGATTATCTGACATTTCAAGACGAACGAATTCCCTTTGGATTTCTACTTTCGGAGTATCGTTTCCAACACAGGCACTTGACGAGGAGATTGAAAAAGACACACAAAGTTATCATGTAGATTTATTTCTATTTGATAGAAACGGAGAAAGGAAAATATCCTATACTAATGGCACTAACATGTTATTGCATAATGAAGGTATAAGCCTCCAGGAATCATACAAATACGATAATATGGATACCTTCTTAAAtgagaaacaacatttattgaaGTCTACATCGGTTCTTATCTTCCGAGACCACAGATGTCTTAGGAATGAAATAAAGAATGTCTCATCTAAACAAAATGTTGTCATTTTATCGAGCAAACAAAAATGGTGCACACTTGAGAAAACACATGCACAACATCCAAATTTGAAGTTTTCTACAGACGACAAAATTGCAGCTGACATCGGTTCATTGCTTGAAATTACAGCATTTAAACCATTGAGGCATACGTTCGATATCATCAAAAGCCTTATAGATGAAATACAGGTCTTTGCTCCACCCAAAGAAAAGGCCAATGGCTCCTTATCTG aTCCTCAAACAACTGGACATGCAAGCGGCTTACAATTTACTGCGACCAGAACAGGAACTAAAAGGAAATACGGTGACCTTAAAGACAATTGGACTGGGACATTAACTGGtgataaaatatattcattgcGTGATGTTAGAG GTCGCCCTCTTGAAAATAATGTCCGCCAGACAAGAAGTAAGGATACGCTAAGCAATGCAGAGACGGGAATTCTACCAGATG GAAACTTGGGGTTTGTATCCAGTAGTATTAAACACATCACTGACAACGGGAAAAATAAGTTTGTAGAAAACAAACCCAAGTTTCAGCGTCTTTTGGGGGAAATGATTGGTATGTATAAACGAAGTAAGATACCTGACGATTTAAAGCCACCTCTTGGCGATATTCAGAAGGAAACA GTGTTGAACGACTTGTACACCATAAGTAGTTCGATACAAGGATACTCATACCGTTTCCACACCAGACTCCAGATCTTTGTATCAAAAGACAGCATTGATAGATTGAAACCGGAAATTGTCCAAACACTTGAAAAACATGGTATAAAGCAAGGTGATTTTGACATAGTTCCACCAATTGATGCTGTGTCTCATTACAACAAAATACACTCCGGAGCGAGAGTAGAAGGAGACACAATCTGTGGCAGTCTTGCTGGATTTGTTTCAATGCACAGAAAGCAGAGCGAGGATCTTTGCGCAATTGCATCAAAACATGTCCTTGACGGACAAAGATCTGTAGAACTTACTAATGACGAACTAAGAATCACGGCAGATGTCATTCCAGAAACAGCCCCAGGCGATCAGCAAATGGTTTATGACATTGCTGCAGCACAAATCAGGACAGAGGACAAAATTGACTGTGAAGGAAGATTCAGAAACGAAAGTGGACAATTTATGAAAGGAAAGATGTGCAGCTATGATGATGATGAGCTCAGTTGCCAAAACGTGCATATTTATGGCGCATCAACACCATTAGGTCAAGGCATAATATCGATGACACAATATAATCAACGCATAGAAAACGAAGAATCAAATCCAAATAGGGAACGCGAAGTTAACGAGCAAATGAATTTAAACACAGAAAGTGAAGATAGAGAGGAATCAAATATAAATAATGGACACGAAGATCACAACAAAACATACATCGTTGTTGAAGACAGAGAGGGTGGTGAGCCATTCTGTGCCAAAGGTGACAGCGGAGCAATGGTGTGTGCGGACGACGAAGATGGAAATTATGTACAATTAATTTCAACCGTAATGGGAGAAAGCGGAGAAAGATCTTATACAACACTTCGTTTAACAAAAGCAATTGCCAAATTAGAAGAGCAGACAGAGAGTCAAATATATTTTCTAGACTGA
- the LOC123554229 gene encoding uncharacterized protein LOC123554229 isoform X1, translating to MEVTRYKTDAKCYPRYQSATGRLSDISRRTNSLWISTFGVSFPTQALDEEIEKDTQSYHVDLFLFDRNGERKISYTNGTNMLLHNEGISLQESYKYDNMDTFLNEKQHLLKSTSVLIFRDHRCLRNEIKNVSSKQNVVILSSKQKWCTLEKTHAQHPNLKFSTDDKIAADIGSLLEITAFKPLRHTFDIIKSLIDEIQVFAPPKEKANGSLSDPQTTGHASGLQFTATRTGTKRKYGDLKDNWTGTLTGDKIYSLRDVRGRPLENNVRQTRSKDTLSNAETGILPDGNLGFVSSSIKHITDNGKNKFVENKPKFQRLLGEMIGMYKRSKIPDDLKPPLGDIQKETVSRKVLNDLYTISSSIQGYSYRFHTRLQIFVSKDSIDRLKPEIVQTLEKHGIKQGDFDIVPPIDAVSHYNKIHSGARVEGDTICGSLAGFVSMHRKQSEDLCAIASKHVLDGQRSVELTNDELRITADVIPETAPGDQQMVYDIAAAQIRTEDKIDCEGRFRNESGQFMKGKMCSYDDDELSCQNVHIYGASTPLGQGIISMTQYNQRIENEESNPNREREVNEQMNLNTESEDREESNINNGHEDHNKTYIVVEDREGGEPFCAKGDSGAMVCADDEDGNYVQLISTVMGESGERSYTTLRLTKAIAKLEEQTESQIYFLD from the exons ATGGAAGTAACAAGATACAAGACTGACGCGAAGTGTTATCCTCGTTACCAATCTGCAACTGGGCGATTATCTGACATTTCAAGACGAACGAATTCCCTTTGGATTTCTACTTTCGGAGTATCGTTTCCAACACAGGCACTTGACGAGGAGATTGAAAAAGACACACAAAGTTATCATGTAGATTTATTTCTATTTGATAGAAACGGAGAAAGGAAAATATCCTATACTAATGGCACTAACATGTTATTGCATAATGAAGGTATAAGCCTCCAGGAATCATACAAATACGATAATATGGATACCTTCTTAAAtgagaaacaacatttattgaaGTCTACATCGGTTCTTATCTTCCGAGACCACAGATGTCTTAGGAATGAAATAAAGAATGTCTCATCTAAACAAAATGTTGTCATTTTATCGAGCAAACAAAAATGGTGCACACTTGAGAAAACACATGCACAACATCCAAATTTGAAGTTTTCTACAGACGACAAAATTGCAGCTGACATCGGTTCATTGCTTGAAATTACAGCATTTAAACCATTGAGGCATACGTTCGATATCATCAAAAGCCTTATAGATGAAATACAGGTCTTTGCTCCACCCAAAGAAAAGGCCAATGGCTCCTTATCTG aTCCTCAAACAACTGGACATGCAAGCGGCTTACAATTTACTGCGACCAGAACAGGAACTAAAAGGAAATACGGTGACCTTAAAGACAATTGGACTGGGACATTAACTGGtgataaaatatattcattgcGTGATGTTAGAG GTCGCCCTCTTGAAAATAATGTCCGCCAGACAAGAAGTAAGGATACGCTAAGCAATGCAGAGACGGGAATTCTACCAGATG GAAACTTGGGGTTTGTATCCAGTAGTATTAAACACATCACTGACAACGGGAAAAATAAGTTTGTAGAAAACAAACCCAAGTTTCAGCGTCTTTTGGGGGAAATGATTGGTATGTATAAACGAAGTAAGATACCTGACGATTTAAAGCCACCTCTTGGCGATATTCAGAAGGAAACAGTAAGTAGAAAG GTGTTGAACGACTTGTACACCATAAGTAGTTCGATACAAGGATACTCATACCGTTTCCACACCAGACTCCAGATCTTTGTATCAAAAGACAGCATTGATAGATTGAAACCGGAAATTGTCCAAACACTTGAAAAACATGGTATAAAGCAAGGTGATTTTGACATAGTTCCACCAATTGATGCTGTGTCTCATTACAACAAAATACACTCCGGAGCGAGAGTAGAAGGAGACACAATCTGTGGCAGTCTTGCTGGATTTGTTTCAATGCACAGAAAGCAGAGCGAGGATCTTTGCGCAATTGCATCAAAACATGTCCTTGACGGACAAAGATCTGTAGAACTTACTAATGACGAACTAAGAATCACGGCAGATGTCATTCCAGAAACAGCCCCAGGCGATCAGCAAATGGTTTATGACATTGCTGCAGCACAAATCAGGACAGAGGACAAAATTGACTGTGAAGGAAGATTCAGAAACGAAAGTGGACAATTTATGAAAGGAAAGATGTGCAGCTATGATGATGATGAGCTCAGTTGCCAAAACGTGCATATTTATGGCGCATCAACACCATTAGGTCAAGGCATAATATCGATGACACAATATAATCAACGCATAGAAAACGAAGAATCAAATCCAAATAGGGAACGCGAAGTTAACGAGCAAATGAATTTAAACACAGAAAGTGAAGATAGAGAGGAATCAAATATAAATAATGGACACGAAGATCACAACAAAACATACATCGTTGTTGAAGACAGAGAGGGTGGTGAGCCATTCTGTGCCAAAGGTGACAGCGGAGCAATGGTGTGTGCGGACGACGAAGATGGAAATTATGTACAATTAATTTCAACCGTAATGGGAGAAAGCGGAGAAAGATCTTATACAACACTTCGTTTAACAAAAGCAATTGCCAAATTAGAAGAGCAGACAGAGAGTCAAATATATTTTCTAGACTGA